Proteins encoded within one genomic window of Candidatus Syntrophocurvum alkaliphilum:
- a CDS encoding sensor histidine kinase, producing the protein MKKSIIKTNIIIICLTILFTCMISPVEAKERPEAISGLLDLTNWDFKQDGVLSLDGQWEFYWQELLTPDDLNKTNVIATEYINVPMSWNKQKINNDQISGQGYATYRLLINTPSDKLYGIKVPRIFTSYNLWVDDKLVASNGTIGSTQEETVPQYLPQVKYFKPNSDTTELVVQVANFHHRSGGILESLQIGTDTQISDLRTKNIALELFLFGSLFIIAFYHFGLFLFRTKDKSTLFFGVFSLLIALRTLLVGEIYFIYVFPNFSWEIAHKIQTLAYYMGVPLIFLFLKSIFPKEFSTKVVNTVLIVGFSFSFLVLLTPAIIFTQFNPIFQLFSIVALFYATWAVFTACYKKREGAYLIGLGVIFLFLFTINDIIYLSVVFNDSANHFLRNIIVTNNLSSWGLLIFIFTQSLVLASKFSQSFTRAEFMKEELQQLNEGLEQKVKNRTYALENSKKDLEKAYKALTKSEKSRQNLVQNISHDLRTPLTSIRGYVSAILDGLVKEPEKQQKYLNKVIDKTSHLDHLVQQLMDLSRLESRQLKLDFKQVPIDLLMKNIIEKYSFDFKTSNGSFQVNYPLNWESKTTYKENLFVLVDIMQLDRVLTNLFTNALAHTQNDDQITLSFDLIADNKKLLIAVADTGTGICTEDLPHIFERFYMAEKARQQVPKNSGLGLAISKEIIEYHGGQIWVNSKLGQGSKFYFTLPVSSQDIEKGLLSNAL; encoded by the coding sequence ATGAAAAAAAGTATTATTAAAACAAATATTATCATTATTTGTTTAACTATATTATTCACCTGTATGATAAGCCCGGTTGAAGCTAAAGAAAGACCAGAGGCCATTAGTGGTTTACTAGATTTAACTAACTGGGATTTTAAGCAAGATGGGGTTCTTTCTTTAGATGGTCAGTGGGAATTTTATTGGCAAGAGCTTTTAACTCCAGATGATTTAAATAAAACAAATGTAATAGCAACAGAGTATATAAACGTTCCCATGTCTTGGAATAAGCAAAAAATTAATAATGACCAAATCTCAGGGCAAGGTTATGCTACTTATAGACTTTTAATAAATACACCAAGTGATAAATTATATGGAATTAAGGTTCCAAGAATTTTTACATCTTACAATCTTTGGGTTGATGATAAGTTAGTTGCTTCTAATGGAACTATAGGTTCTACACAAGAAGAAACAGTACCACAATACTTACCTCAAGTAAAATACTTTAAACCTAACTCAGATACCACTGAGTTAGTTGTTCAAGTAGCTAATTTTCACCATCGTAGTGGAGGTATTTTAGAAAGTCTACAGATTGGAACTGATACCCAAATCAGCGATTTACGCACCAAAAATATAGCACTTGAGTTATTTTTATTTGGTAGTTTATTTATTATTGCCTTTTATCATTTTGGATTGTTTTTATTTAGAACTAAAGATAAATCCACTTTATTTTTTGGTGTTTTTTCATTACTAATTGCACTAAGAACACTGTTAGTTGGCGAAATATATTTTATATATGTTTTTCCTAATTTTAGTTGGGAAATAGCTCATAAAATACAAACTCTAGCTTACTATATGGGAGTGCCTTTAATTTTCTTATTCTTAAAATCTATTTTTCCTAAAGAATTTTCAACTAAAGTAGTTAATACTGTTTTAATTGTTGGATTTAGCTTTTCTTTTTTAGTTTTATTAACACCAGCAATTATTTTCACTCAATTCAATCCGATTTTTCAATTGTTTTCTATTGTTGCACTATTTTATGCAACTTGGGCTGTCTTTACTGCTTGTTACAAAAAACGTGAAGGGGCTTATTTAATTGGATTAGGGGTAATTTTCCTCTTTCTATTTACTATTAATGATATAATTTATCTAAGTGTAGTGTTTAATGACTCAGCTAATCATTTTCTAAGAAACATCATAGTAACCAATAACCTATCTTCTTGGGGATTATTAATATTTATATTTACCCAATCATTAGTTTTGGCTAGTAAGTTTTCTCAAAGTTTTACTAGAGCAGAATTTATGAAAGAAGAGCTTCAACAGTTAAATGAAGGATTAGAGCAAAAAGTTAAAAATAGAACTTACGCTCTGGAAAATTCAAAAAAAGACTTAGAAAAAGCTTATAAAGCACTTACTAAATCAGAGAAATCACGCCAAAATTTAGTGCAAAATATTTCACACGATCTACGTACACCTTTAACTTCTATTCGGGGTTATGTTAGTGCAATTTTAGATGGTCTAGTCAAAGAACCTGAAAAACAACAAAAATACTTAAACAAAGTTATAGATAAGACCAGTCATTTAGATCATTTGGTTCAACAGTTAATGGATCTTTCACGATTAGAATCTAGACAGCTAAAACTAGATTTTAAACAGGTTCCAATTGATTTATTGATGAAAAATATTATAGAAAAATATAGTTTCGATTTTAAGACTAGCAATGGTAGCTTTCAAGTAAATTACCCTTTAAACTGGGAATCTAAAACTACATACAAGGAAAATTTATTTGTATTAGTAGATATAATGCAGTTAGACAGGGTCTTAACAAACTTATTTACTAACGCTCTTGCTCATACTCAAAATGACGACCAAATTACATTAAGTTTTGATTTAATTGCAGATAATAAAAAACTATTAATAGCCGTTGCTGATACTGGAACCGGAATTTGCACAGAAGATCTCCCGCATATCTTTGAACGGTTTTACATGGCTGAAAAAGCACGACAACAAGTTCCCAAGAATAGCGGTCTTGGATTAGCTATTAGTAAAGAAATTATAGAGTACCACGGGGGACAAATATGGGTTAATAGCAAATTAGGTCAAGGAAGTAAATTTTACTTTACATTACCCGTTAGTTCACAAGATATAGAAAAAGGATTACTATCTAATGCATTATAG
- a CDS encoding thioredoxin domain-containing protein gives MNEKYNRLINEKSPYLQQHVYNPVDWYPWTEEAFKKAKEEDKPIFLSIGYSTCHWCHVMEKESFEDMEVAKILNKDFISIKVDREERPDIDHLYMTVCQGLTGHGGWPLTIIMSPNKKPFFAATYLPKSTKGSMSGLMEILPHIVRAWKTKRDQIDESSMRIYEWLRNVASQEVEGDISHDVFKNAFIKYEQIFDREYGGFGKSPKFPSPHNLMFLLRYYTIKGENKALEMVDKTLNSMYEGGLYDHIGFGFSRYSTDNKWLVPHFEKMLYDNALLVLAYLEAYQVTANERFKRLATETLNYILRDMTSLEGGFYSAEDADSEGVEGKFYVWKPEEVMSVLGEDKAKDFCSVYDITEEGNFEGANIPNIINSKITEEKRLSLEENREKLFKYRKQRIHPHKDDKILTSWNGLMISAFALGARVLNQPLYLEAAKNCVNFIFNKLRRSDGRLLARYREGEAMYPAYATDYSCLIWGLLELYETSLEIKYLQKALDLNEDLIKYFWDNEKGGLFLYGSDAEQLLTRPKELYDGAIPSDNSIAALNFLRLARLTGNDYFEEMASKMFKLFGGRLLEVPTAHSFLLIAGMYYLYPTREIVIVGSRADKDSKEMLSMLNKSFLPQTVVIFKDEKDLNNINNLIPFAEHMKKINDKTTAYVCENFTCHEPVDNIKQLKSLLNHQ, from the coding sequence ATGAATGAAAAATACAATCGATTAATAAATGAAAAATCACCATATTTACAACAGCATGTTTATAACCCAGTTGATTGGTATCCTTGGACTGAGGAAGCATTTAAAAAGGCTAAGGAAGAAGATAAGCCTATTTTCTTAAGTATTGGATATAGTACTTGTCACTGGTGTCATGTCATGGAAAAAGAGTCATTTGAAGATATGGAAGTTGCTAAAATTTTAAATAAAGATTTCATTTCAATAAAAGTAGATAGAGAAGAAAGACCGGATATAGATCATCTTTACATGACTGTTTGCCAAGGATTAACTGGACATGGAGGGTGGCCTTTAACTATAATTATGTCTCCAAATAAAAAGCCTTTTTTTGCTGCTACATACTTACCCAAGAGCACAAAAGGTAGCATGTCAGGATTAATGGAGATATTACCACATATAGTTAGAGCCTGGAAAACTAAGCGTGACCAAATAGATGAATCTAGTATGAGAATATATGAATGGTTAAGAAATGTAGCTTCTCAAGAGGTTGAGGGTGATATCTCACATGATGTATTTAAAAATGCCTTTATAAAATACGAACAAATTTTTGATAGAGAATATGGTGGGTTTGGAAAATCACCTAAATTTCCTTCACCACATAATCTAATGTTCTTATTAAGATATTATACAATTAAAGGTGAAAATAAAGCACTCGAGATGGTAGATAAAACTCTTAATAGCATGTATGAAGGTGGTTTATATGATCATATAGGATTTGGCTTTTCTAGGTATTCCACTGATAATAAATGGTTGGTTCCACATTTTGAAAAAATGCTCTATGATAATGCGCTGTTAGTGTTAGCTTATTTAGAAGCTTACCAAGTTACAGCAAATGAACGATTTAAGAGATTAGCTACGGAAACACTTAACTATATTTTAAGAGATATGACATCATTAGAGGGAGGGTTTTATTCAGCAGAAGATGCCGATTCAGAAGGGGTTGAAGGGAAGTTTTATGTATGGAAACCCGAAGAAGTAATGTCAGTTCTTGGTGAGGATAAAGCTAAAGATTTTTGTAGTGTTTATGATATAACTGAAGAAGGTAATTTTGAAGGAGCAAATATTCCAAATATAATAAATTCTAAAATAACAGAAGAAAAACGACTAAGTTTAGAAGAAAATAGAGAAAAATTATTTAAGTATCGTAAGCAAAGGATTCACCCACACAAAGACGATAAAATACTAACTTCATGGAATGGTTTGATGATATCAGCCTTTGCTTTAGGAGCACGGGTATTAAATCAGCCGTTATATCTTGAAGCAGCTAAGAATTGTGTTAACTTTATTTTTAATAAGCTTAGGAGAAGTGATGGAAGACTTTTAGCTCGCTATAGAGAAGGGGAAGCTATGTATCCTGCATATGCTACTGACTATAGCTGTTTAATATGGGGGCTTTTAGAGCTGTATGAAACAAGTTTAGAAATCAAATACTTACAAAAAGCTTTAGACTTAAATGAGGATTTAATAAAATATTTTTGGGATAATGAAAAAGGTGGTTTGTTTTTGTATGGTAGTGATGCTGAACAACTATTGACTCGTCCTAAGGAATTATACGATGGAGCAATTCCATCTGATAATTCTATTGCCGCCTTAAACTTCCTTCGTTTAGCTCGACTAACAGGCAATGATTATTTTGAAGAGATGGCATCTAAAATGTTTAAATTATTTGGTGGACGCTTACTTGAAGTCCCTACAGCGCACTCATTTTTATTGATTGCTGGCATGTATTATTTATATCCAACCCGTGAAATAGTTATTGTAGGAAGTAGGGCAGATAAAGATAGTAAAGAAATGTTAAGTATGCTGAATAAAAGCTTTTTGCCTCAAACTGTAGTAATTTTTAAAGACGAGAAAGATTTAAATAATATCAATAATTTAATACCATTTGCTGAGCATATGAAAAAGATAAATGATAAAACTACTGCATATGTTTGTGAGAATTTTACTTGTCATGAGCCCGTAGATAATATTAAACAATTAAAAAGTTTATTAAATCATCAATAA
- a CDS encoding SDR family NAD(P)-dependent oxidoreductase yields the protein MEFKNKVALVTGAAGGIGEETIRLLIERGAKVSLVDLQQKAIDDVVAKLNLKEGDYITATADVSNEAEVQSFVKKTKDTFGRIDFFFNNAGIEGEFGLIKDTKTENIDKVFNVNVKGVYYGLKYVIPIMLEQKYGSIVNNASVAGIIGSPGMAPYVGSKHAVIGITKSAALEVAEFGVRVNAVCPGPINNRMMRSIEEGWAPGAGEQVKEQLEAGIPMKRYGESEEVAELVLFLASDRSVYITGVYYSIDGGKTAT from the coding sequence ATGGAATTTAAGAATAAGGTTGCCTTAGTAACTGGTGCCGCTGGGGGTATTGGTGAGGAAACAATACGACTGCTAATAGAGCGTGGTGCTAAGGTCAGTTTGGTGGATTTACAACAAAAAGCTATTGATGATGTTGTTGCTAAATTAAATTTAAAAGAAGGTGACTACATTACTGCTACCGCTGATGTAAGTAATGAAGCTGAGGTGCAAAGCTTTGTTAAAAAAACCAAAGATACCTTTGGCAGAATTGATTTCTTCTTTAACAACGCTGGTATTGAAGGTGAGTTTGGACTCATTAAAGATACTAAAACAGAAAATATTGATAAAGTATTTAATGTAAATGTTAAAGGTGTATATTATGGTTTAAAGTATGTTATTCCTATAATGCTTGAACAAAAATATGGATCTATTGTAAATAATGCTTCAGTAGCCGGAATTATTGGATCACCCGGCATGGCCCCTTATGTTGGATCTAAGCATGCAGTTATAGGAATAACTAAGTCAGCTGCTTTAGAAGTTGCTGAATTTGGGGTTAGAGTTAATGCTGTATGCCCAGGTCCTATAAACAATAGAATGATGAGGTCAATAGAAGAAGGTTGGGCACCTGGTGCAGGTGAACAAGTAAAAGAACAATTAGAAGCTGGTATACCAATGAAACGATATGGAGAGTCTGAGGAAGTTGCTGAACTAGTGCTATTCTTAGCCTCTGACCGTTCCGTATATATAACTGGTGTATATTATAGTATAGACGGTGGTAAAACAGCCACTTAA
- a CDS encoding Fur family transcriptional regulator — protein MSYVMEKMAALGYKITPQRRIILDILHRSNKHLTADEITERVKAIEPSVSLATVYRNLSMLVDIQIVSKLDLHEGPTRYEINAGHNHHLVCLNCGDAVKLGVCPIEDRIQNIIDDCGFQVNSHHFEITGLCKQCQY, from the coding sequence ATGTCTTATGTTATGGAAAAAATGGCTGCATTGGGCTATAAAATAACACCTCAGCGGAGAATAATTCTTGATATATTACATCGAAGCAATAAACATCTAACAGCTGATGAGATAACTGAAAGGGTAAAGGCTATAGAGCCAAGTGTTTCTTTAGCTACCGTTTATCGCAATTTAAGCATGCTAGTAGATATACAAATAGTTAGTAAGCTTGATTTACATGAAGGCCCTACTCGTTACGAAATAAATGCAGGTCATAATCACCATTTAGTATGTCTAAATTGTGGAGATGCAGTGAAATTAGGAGTTTGTCCAATAGAAGATCGTATACAAAATATTATTGATGACTGTGGTTTCCAAGTTAATAGTCATCATTTTGAAATTACTGGCCTATGTAAGCAGTGCCAATATTAA
- a CDS encoding metal ABC transporter solute-binding protein, Zn/Mn family — translation MKTKKSILALLLIVVFLAAGCTAYSIPSGVVTDMLSNEDKELNVYVSVLPQKDFVEQIGGDKVNVSVLIPSGACPEHYEFTTEQLRKISNADLYISIGNIPVEEVWLERLQPANKDMVVVDSSESIETKQNDPHIWLSPRLVKIQAENIYRALTEIDPENKSYYQHNKKDFLKDLNHLDSFIEQTLADINNRMFVVYHPAWRYFASDYNLEEVGIEEHGKEPCAGDMCTIIDKAKLFNVNVIFDSPQHSSRSAQAVADEIGAELMILNPLPVNYIEDMKEATLTLRKGMTK, via the coding sequence ATGAAAACAAAAAAATCTATTTTAGCTTTGTTATTAATAGTTGTATTTTTAGCAGCAGGATGTACAGCCTATAGTATTCCTAGTGGGGTAGTAACTGATATGCTAAGTAACGAGGATAAAGAGCTAAATGTTTATGTAAGTGTATTGCCCCAAAAAGACTTTGTCGAGCAAATAGGGGGAGATAAAGTAAATGTTTCGGTACTAATTCCTTCAGGAGCATGTCCAGAGCATTATGAGTTTACTACAGAACAATTAAGAAAAATAAGTAATGCAGATTTATACATAAGTATTGGTAATATTCCGGTTGAGGAGGTATGGCTAGAGAGACTCCAACCTGCAAATAAGGATATGGTTGTTGTAGATTCATCTGAATCAATTGAAACAAAACAAAATGATCCTCATATTTGGTTATCTCCTCGTTTGGTTAAAATACAAGCTGAAAACATATATAGAGCACTTACAGAGATTGATCCTGAAAACAAAAGCTATTACCAACATAACAAAAAAGACTTTTTAAAAGATCTTAACCATCTTGATTCATTTATAGAGCAGACCTTAGCTGATATTAATAACCGTATGTTTGTTGTGTATCATCCTGCATGGAGATATTTTGCATCTGATTACAACCTAGAAGAAGTAGGTATTGAAGAACATGGAAAAGAGCCATGTGCAGGAGATATGTGTACTATTATAGATAAAGCTAAGCTGTTTAATGTAAATGTAATATTTGATTCTCCTCAACATAGCTCTAGAAGTGCCCAAGCTGTAGCTGATGAAATTGGTGCAGAACTAATGATATTAAATCCGTTACCAGTTAATTATATTGAAGATATGAAAGAAGCTACTTTGACTTTAAGAAAAGGTATGACTAAATAA
- a CDS encoding DUF6512 family protein — MARLSIKYILLKAVIFLIVYTIFHFSYDFLQLKIFAVSESVWQHLKIGLFAAVLIGLIEVIILTIRGNVIFIQNLLFSRIISSLLVPLIIFLFFYLLIALFGKITPTIVELIANIAIVFFAGIIAFYIENEILELPVYEKPILLWIFIIMLVIASYLFLAFTENPPYYPLFVER; from the coding sequence ATGGCAAGACTATCAATAAAGTATATCCTTTTAAAAGCTGTTATTTTTCTTATTGTTTATACAATATTTCATTTTTCATATGATTTTCTGCAACTTAAAATTTTTGCAGTTTCGGAATCAGTATGGCAACATTTAAAAATAGGACTTTTTGCTGCTGTTTTAATAGGGTTAATAGAAGTAATAATTCTTACTATAAGAGGTAATGTTATTTTTATTCAAAACTTACTATTTTCTAGAATAATAAGTTCCTTACTTGTACCATTGATAATATTTTTGTTTTTCTATTTGTTGATAGCATTATTTGGGAAAATAACACCAACTATTGTTGAATTAATAGCTAATATAGCAATAGTATTTTTTGCAGGAATTATAGCTTTTTATATTGAAAACGAAATACTTGAACTACCAGTTTACGAAAAGCCAATCCTTTTGTGGATTTTTATAATAATGCTTGTTATAGCTAGTTATTTATTTTTAGCTTTTACTGAAAATCCACCTTATTACCCATTGTTTGTTGAAAGGTAG
- a CDS encoding response regulator transcription factor — protein MAGETILIVDDDADIREIITLYLEKEGYNVVSATDGNEAILNALTTNPDLIILDIMIPGLDGIEVCQEIRKKSTTPIIFLSCKGEPIDKSIGLTAGGDDYMSKPFDTIELLARVKAQLRRNRILKSSANSTQLLKYPGLTIDLTNYSVTANEKLITLSRKELQLLVLLAQNQGKVFSSEELFKELWGTDSYGDYRTVMVHISHIRKKIEKDPTNPKFIHTIKGAGYKFFISK, from the coding sequence TTGGCAGGAGAAACTATTTTAATTGTTGATGATGATGCAGATATCAGAGAAATTATTACACTTTACTTAGAAAAAGAAGGGTATAATGTAGTCTCTGCTACTGATGGTAATGAGGCAATATTAAATGCACTTACTACTAATCCCGACTTAATTATACTAGATATTATGATACCAGGATTAGACGGAATAGAAGTATGTCAAGAAATACGTAAAAAATCAACCACTCCCATTATATTCCTTAGTTGCAAAGGTGAACCTATAGACAAATCAATAGGGTTAACTGCAGGTGGAGACGACTACATGAGCAAACCATTTGATACAATTGAATTATTAGCAAGAGTAAAAGCACAATTGCGTAGAAACAGAATATTAAAGAGTTCAGCTAATTCAACTCAATTATTAAAATATCCAGGATTAACTATTGACTTAACTAATTATTCTGTAACAGCAAATGAAAAGCTTATAACTTTATCACGAAAAGAACTTCAATTACTAGTATTATTAGCTCAAAACCAAGGCAAAGTATTTAGTAGTGAAGAGTTGTTTAAAGAATTATGGGGTACAGATAGTTATGGTGATTATAGAACCGTTATGGTTCATATTAGTCACATACGAAAAAAAATTGAAAAAGACCCTACTAATCCCAAGTTTATACATACGATTAAAGGAGCTGGCTATAAATTTTTTATATCAAAGTAA
- a CDS encoding spore coat protein — protein MTDKEIVNDVLSMVNSSLTGYANVISQSENQQLRQTLQQIRNSDEQFQFQLAQMATQKGFYKPAGQASQQEINQVKTQLTQG, from the coding sequence ATGACAGATAAAGAAATAGTAAATGATGTTTTATCAATGGTTAATTCTAGTCTTACAGGCTATGCAAATGTTATCAGTCAAAGTGAAAATCAGCAATTAAGACAAACTCTACAACAAATTAGAAATTCTGATGAACAGTTCCAATTTCAACTTGCACAAATGGCAACTCAAAAAGGTTTTTATAAACCAGCAGGACAAGCTAGCCAACAGGAAATTAATCAAGTTAAAACACAATTAACACAAGGATAA
- a CDS encoding flagellar protein FlaG has translation MELLHNTRFSNNIFAINHSTKSRDFQDKVATTKSNIEDFTFAELENDVKKVNERLKSMEKTFEYTIHHDTNRIMVKIFDSREDKLIREIPSEKMLDMLANIQEGVGLIIDEST, from the coding sequence ATGGAGTTATTGCACAACACGAGGTTTAGCAATAATATTTTTGCAATAAATCACTCAACTAAATCGAGAGATTTTCAGGATAAAGTTGCAACAACTAAAAGCAATATAGAAGACTTTACTTTTGCTGAGTTGGAAAATGATGTAAAAAAAGTTAACGAAAGATTAAAAAGCATGGAAAAAACATTTGAGTATACTATACATCATGATACAAATCGCATAATGGTAAAGATTTTTGACTCTAGGGAAGATAAACTAATTAGAGAGATTCCATCAGAAAAAATGTTAGATATGCTTGCAAATATACAAGAGGGTGTTGGATTAATAATAGATGAAAGCACCTAG
- a CDS encoding RrF2 family transcriptional regulator: MKFSTRSRYGLRFMVDLAVNYDYFKPVPLNEIAERQELSEGYLEQLVTIMRKEGLIRSIRGAKGGYMLAKSPEEITAGDVIRCLEGPLKTTDCVMEDCPEPCGRAEICVTRTLWENIRKATASILDNTTLKDLYLQAEQIKEARKPIIYDI; the protein is encoded by the coding sequence TTGAAATTCTCAACTCGTTCTCGTTACGGACTAAGATTTATGGTTGATTTAGCAGTAAACTATGATTATTTTAAGCCTGTTCCTTTAAATGAAATAGCTGAACGTCAAGAGTTGTCGGAGGGTTATCTAGAACAATTAGTAACTATAATGCGCAAAGAAGGGTTGATTCGTAGTATTAGAGGTGCTAAAGGCGGATATATGCTAGCTAAAAGCCCTGAAGAAATAACAGCCGGAGATGTAATACGCTGTTTAGAAGGCCCTTTAAAAACTACTGATTGTGTAATGGAAGATTGTCCTGAGCCTTGTGGAAGAGCAGAAATTTGTGTAACTAGAACCTTGTGGGAAAATATAAGAAAAGCTACAGCTTCTATATTAGATAATACAACACTTAAAGATTTATATTTACAGGCAGAACAAATCAAAGAAGCTCGCAAGCCTATAATTTACGATATATAA
- a CDS encoding ABC transporter ATP-binding protein, with protein sequence MAYLFEFANITKKLNNDNKMLKISGQVDEGQILILKGPSGSGKSTLLKVLARLIRADAGTVVFKGNEWSSVDPIEWRKNVLYVSQKPVLFNGTVKDNFVLPFSFSSYKLNKARFNLQLAQKYLSDVNLSTEFLEQDAKKISGGEGARVALIRALLINPSILMLDEPNAYLDKESREKVNNLLLKWLQGNTGKAIIMITHNDEDFKLSTNINYLTIQGS encoded by the coding sequence ATGGCTTACTTATTTGAATTTGCTAATATAACTAAAAAACTTAACAATGATAACAAAATGTTAAAGATTTCAGGTCAGGTGGACGAAGGTCAAATACTTATTCTAAAAGGTCCTTCTGGTTCTGGAAAATCTACTTTACTTAAAGTATTAGCTAGATTGATAAGAGCAGATGCTGGAACAGTAGTTTTTAAAGGAAATGAGTGGTCTAGTGTAGATCCTATAGAATGGAGAAAGAATGTACTTTATGTAAGCCAAAAGCCCGTACTTTTTAATGGAACTGTTAAAGATAATTTTGTATTACCATTTTCATTTTCCAGCTACAAATTAAATAAAGCTAGATTTAATTTACAACTAGCTCAAAAATATTTAAGTGATGTTAATTTATCAACTGAATTTTTAGAGCAAGATGCTAAAAAAATATCTGGAGGCGAAGGGGCTCGTGTTGCACTAATACGTGCTTTGCTTATTAATCCAAGTATATTAATGCTTGATGAGCCTAATGCTTATTTGGATAAGGAGAGTAGAGAAAAGGTAAATAATTTACTTTTAAAATGGTTGCAAGGAAATACTGGAAAAGCAATAATTATGATAACTCATAATGATGAAGATTTTAAATTATCAACTAATATAAATTATTTAACAATACAGGGGAGTTAA
- a CDS encoding ABC transporter permease, whose product MADYSYIPITNFQLLLSVSLVFITGLISALLRLGLLKSLLWASFRAFLQLSLIGYVLTYIFDINKLAIIVPIIILMCYIASNESVRRIDKAPHNPKWLAFTSLTASTFIVGIIVVTIIIQPSPWYSAQVAIPIFGMILGNSMNAIALSLDRMYSEVYSSADEVETMLAMGATPWESVNSYMRNAVRAGMTPTINALMVVGLVSLPGMMTGQILAGMDPQVAVRYQFVVMIMIAAAVAIGCLIIIGLSYKKMFTDEMALVEDMRKN is encoded by the coding sequence TTGGCTGATTACTCTTATATTCCTATAACTAATTTTCAACTACTACTAAGTGTAAGCCTTGTTTTTATAACTGGTCTAATATCTGCTCTTTTAAGACTGGGCTTATTAAAATCACTGTTATGGGCTAGTTTTAGAGCATTTCTACAGCTGAGCCTAATTGGATATGTTTTAACCTATATTTTTGATATTAATAAATTAGCAATCATAGTGCCTATTATAATATTAATGTGCTATATTGCTAGTAACGAATCAGTTAGAAGAATTGACAAAGCACCACATAACCCAAAATGGTTAGCGTTTACTTCATTAACAGCTAGTACATTTATTGTTGGCATAATTGTAGTAACAATAATAATCCAACCTTCCCCTTGGTATTCAGCACAGGTTGCAATACCCATATTTGGAATGATATTAGGTAATTCTATGAATGCTATTGCCTTATCTTTAGATAGAATGTATTCAGAAGTATATTCAAGTGCTGATGAAGTTGAAACAATGCTTGCAATGGGTGCTACACCATGGGAGTCAGTTAATAGTTATATGAGAAATGCTGTACGTGCTGGTATGACACCAACAATAAATGCATTAATGGTTGTTGGCCTTGTTAGCTTACCAGGCATGATGACAGGACAAATATTAGCAGGAATGGATCCTCAGGTGGCTGTACGTTATCAATTTGTTGTAATGATTATGATTGCAGCAGCAGTAGCTATAGGATGTCTAATAATTATAGGCTTATCTTACAAAAAAATGTTTACAGATGAGATGGCATTAGTAGAAGATATGAGAAAAAACTAG